A DNA window from Sphingomonas changnyeongensis contains the following coding sequences:
- a CDS encoding protein-L-isoaspartate O-methyltransferase family protein, translating to MTEQNYDLMRRAMVESQLRTTGVSDPRVVAAMASVPRERFVPEERRSLAYIDRPVDLGGGRALNLPEATGRLLTAAQVAADDRVLVVGAASGYAAALLDQLAGHVVALETDAALVAAARAALAGTGVEVVEGPLADGWAAGAPYDLIFIDGLVGHVPAALVEQLAEGGRLAAAIEDGGASRLGIGRRSGTGFGVDLFADCEAVRLPGFDRPRTFTF from the coding sequence ATGACGGAACAGAATTACGATCTGATGCGCCGGGCCATGGTCGAGAGCCAGCTCAGGACCACGGGGGTCAGCGATCCCCGGGTCGTCGCGGCGATGGCCTCGGTTCCCCGTGAGCGATTCGTCCCCGAGGAGCGCCGGTCGCTCGCCTATATCGACCGGCCGGTCGATCTGGGCGGCGGGCGCGCGCTGAACCTGCCCGAGGCGACCGGCCGGCTGCTGACTGCCGCGCAGGTGGCGGCGGATGATCGGGTGCTCGTCGTCGGCGCGGCAAGCGGCTATGCGGCCGCACTGCTCGACCAGTTGGCGGGCCATGTCGTCGCGCTGGAGACGGATGCGGCGCTGGTCGCGGCGGCGCGCGCGGCGCTTGCCGGCACGGGCGTCGAGGTCGTCGAGGGGCCGCTTGCTGATGGCTGGGCAGCCGGGGCGCCTTATGATCTGATCTTCATCGACGGGCTGGTCGGCCATGTGCCGGCCGCGCTGGTCGAACAGCTGGCCGAAGGCGGCCGGCTGGCGGCGGCGATCGAGGATGGCGGCGCATCGCGGCTGGGCATCGGCCGGCGTTCCGGCACCGGCTTCGGCGTCGATCTGTTTGCCGATTGCGAGGCGGTGCGCCTGCCGGGGTTCGACCGGCCGCGCACATTCACATTCTGA
- a CDS encoding MATE family efflux transporter has product MSPGGPARGGGGRAGGRDLTSGPIARTLILFALPTMGSSVLQSLNASINAVWIGRFLGPTALAATTNASLVMFLLFAAVFGFGMAATILIGQAFGRRDIDGARRVFGTALGLFLIFGLVITAAGWLAADRLLDLLRTPADAHGLADLYLRVILLSVPASFVTVLITMALRGAGDAMTPLIFMGLTVVLDVVLNPVLILGLGPVPALGIAGSALATVIANLVGLAALVVTIRARDLPIRLTGAAWRYLRPDPAILKLLLAKGVPMGLQMLVVSVSVLMMVFLINAQGVATIAAFGAANQLWTYIQMPAMAVGAAVSAVAAQNLGAGQWARVEQTMRAGIAINIVMTGLVVLCVVLAERPLLGLFLAYGGAALDIATHVNRIVAWSWILFGITAVMSATVRANGAVMVPLLILTVALMPVRFGFALAFGPALGADAIWWSFPVGSAVSVVLTALYYRFGGWRSGGMAGAPARPPVGAASKIPGNIPGKITG; this is encoded by the coding sequence GTGAGCCCGGGCGGGCCGGCACGCGGCGGCGGGGGACGGGCCGGGGGCAGGGATCTGACCTCCGGGCCGATCGCCCGCACGCTGATCCTGTTCGCGCTGCCGACCATGGGGTCGAGTGTCCTCCAGTCGCTCAATGCCTCGATCAACGCGGTGTGGATCGGCCGGTTTCTGGGGCCGACCGCGCTTGCGGCAACCACCAATGCCAGCCTGGTCATGTTCCTGCTGTTTGCGGCGGTGTTCGGGTTCGGCATGGCGGCGACGATCCTGATCGGCCAGGCATTCGGCCGCCGCGACATTGACGGCGCGCGCCGGGTGTTCGGCACCGCGCTCGGCCTGTTCCTGATCTTCGGCCTGGTCATCACCGCAGCCGGATGGCTGGCGGCGGACCGGCTGCTCGACCTGCTCCGCACGCCCGCCGACGCGCATGGGCTCGCCGATCTTTATCTGCGCGTCATCCTGCTGTCGGTGCCGGCCAGTTTCGTCACCGTGCTCATCACCATGGCGCTGCGCGGGGCGGGCGATGCGATGACGCCCTTGATCTTCATGGGGCTGACGGTGGTGCTGGACGTGGTGCTGAACCCGGTCCTGATCCTGGGGCTGGGCCCGGTGCCGGCGCTGGGCATTGCCGGGTCGGCGCTGGCGACGGTGATCGCCAATCTGGTCGGGCTGGCGGCGCTTGTCGTCACCATCCGCGCGCGTGACCTGCCGATCCGGCTGACCGGGGCGGCATGGCGTTATCTGCGCCCCGATCCGGCGATCCTGAAGCTGCTGCTCGCCAAGGGCGTGCCGATGGGGCTGCAGATGCTGGTCGTGTCGGTATCGGTGCTGATGATGGTGTTCCTGATCAATGCGCAAGGCGTGGCGACCATCGCCGCCTTCGGGGCTGCCAACCAGCTCTGGACCTATATCCAGATGCCGGCGATGGCCGTGGGCGCGGCGGTGAGCGCGGTGGCGGCGCAGAATCTGGGCGCCGGGCAATGGGCGCGGGTTGAACAGACGATGCGCGCCGGCATCGCGATCAACATTGTCATGACCGGGCTGGTCGTGCTGTGCGTCGTGCTTGCCGAACGGCCGCTGCTGGGGCTGTTCCTGGCCTATGGCGGCGCGGCGCTCGACATCGCCACCCATGTCAACCGCATCGTCGCGTGGAGCTGGATCCTGTTCGGGATCACCGCCGTCATGTCGGCGACGGTGCGGGCGAACGGCGCGGTGATGGTGCCGCTCCTCATCCTGACGGTCGCGCTGATGCCGGTGCGGTTCGGCTTTGCGCTGGCGTTCGGCCCGGCGCTGGGCGCGGATGCGATCTGGTGGAGCTTTCCCGTCGGCTCCGCAGTGTCGGTGGTGCTGACCGCGCTCTATTACCGGTTCGGCGGCTGGCGCAGCGGCGGGATGGCCGGTGCGCCCGCGCGTCCGCCGGTTGGCGCGGCAAGCAAGATCCCCGGCAATATCCCTGGCAAGATCACCGGCTGA
- a CDS encoding TolC family outer membrane protein, translated as MRGYLSGLAVSVATLALTAPAAAETLQGALAKAYQNNPTLTAARANQRATDETVPIQRAAGLPSANLTATYNENVLIPPGQFVNTLRTLNSNAQLQVPIYNGGSVRNGIRAADRRVQAGAEQLRGVESSVFSQVVAAYNDVLRDEAVAELNRANVRQLEVNLQATRDRFEVGDLTRTDVAQSEARLSLARGDLRTAEANLIGSRERYIQLVGEVPIDLAAPPQLPNLPESPEQAVAVALRENPDLAAASRNREATKFDVAVARASRLPTLSAFGQAQRNDNFGSVQANIPINIPNQQTSAALGLQANIPIFQGGRPSAQVRQAQARQSQAVEQVIETERNVVQQARAAFASWRAAQDVIRAAQTAVDANTLSLEGVRAENGVGNRTIIEVLNAEQELLNARVQLVTARRNAYVAAFSLLAAMGQAEARDLNLEGVVLYDPAVNYERVRDRIWDFESPADPTAQASRTVDTPAQNPETTRAPQ; from the coding sequence ATGCGGGGTTATCTATCTGGCCTGGCCGTGTCGGTGGCGACGCTTGCGCTGACGGCGCCGGCGGCTGCAGAGACGCTTCAGGGCGCGCTGGCCAAGGCCTATCAGAACAACCCGACGTTGACGGCGGCGCGCGCCAACCAGCGCGCGACCGACGAGACCGTGCCGATCCAGCGCGCCGCCGGCCTGCCGTCCGCCAACCTGACCGCGACCTACAACGAAAACGTCCTCATTCCGCCGGGGCAGTTCGTCAACACGCTCCGGACGCTCAACTCCAATGCCCAGCTGCAGGTGCCGATCTACAATGGCGGGTCGGTCAGGAACGGCATCCGTGCCGCCGACCGCCGGGTGCAGGCGGGGGCCGAGCAGCTGCGCGGCGTCGAATCCTCGGTATTCTCGCAGGTTGTCGCCGCTTATAACGACGTGCTGCGCGACGAGGCGGTGGCCGAGCTCAACCGCGCCAATGTCCGCCAGCTCGAGGTCAATCTGCAGGCGACGCGCGACCGGTTCGAGGTTGGCGACCTGACGCGCACCGATGTCGCCCAGTCCGAGGCGCGGCTGTCGCTGGCGCGCGGCGACCTGCGCACTGCCGAGGCCAATCTGATCGGCAGCCGCGAACGCTATATCCAGCTGGTCGGCGAAGTGCCGATCGATCTTGCCGCACCGCCGCAGCTGCCCAACCTGCCCGAAAGCCCGGAACAGGCGGTGGCCGTCGCGCTGCGCGAAAATCCCGATCTGGCGGCGGCGTCGCGCAACCGCGAAGCGACCAAGTTCGACGTCGCCGTCGCGCGCGCCAGCCGGCTGCCGACGCTGTCGGCTTTTGGCCAGGCACAGCGCAACGATAACTTCGGCAGCGTTCAGGCGAACATTCCGATCAACATTCCCAACCAGCAGACCTCGGCTGCGCTCGGCCTGCAGGCCAATATCCCGATCTTCCAGGGCGGTCGCCCGAGCGCGCAGGTGCGTCAGGCCCAGGCCCGGCAGAGCCAGGCGGTCGAGCAGGTGATCGAGACCGAACGCAATGTCGTCCAGCAGGCGCGCGCCGCCTTTGCCAGCTGGCGCGCCGCGCAGGACGTGATCCGCGCTGCCCAGACCGCCGTTGATGCCAACACTCTGTCGCTTGAAGGCGTGCGGGCCGAAAACGGCGTCGGCAACCGCACGATCATCGAAGTGCTGAATGCCGAGCAGGAACTGCTCAACGCGCGGGTGCAGCTGGTGACGGCGCGGCGCAACGCCTATGTCGCCGCCTTCTCGCTGCTGGCGGCGATGGGGCAGGCCGAGGCGCGCGACCTCAATCTTGAAGGCGTCGTGCTCTACGATCCGGCGGTCAATTACGAGCGTGTCCGCGACCGCATCTGGGATTTCGAGTCCCCGGCCGATCCGACCGCGCAGGCGAGCCGGACCGTTGACACGCCCGCGCAAAACCCGGAAACCACGCGCGCCCCGCAATGA
- the rpsI gene encoding 30S ribosomal protein S9 — translation MSDTRQSLADLGSITQGIATAPAGDAPVQPAQPAAPLREQQLDKQGRAYATGRRKDAVARVWLKPGSGKIIVNGRDQTVYFARPTLRLVINQPFDVAERRDQYDVVATVKGGGLSGQAGAVKHGIAQALTRYEPALRSAVKAAGFLTRDPRVVERKKYGRAKARRSFQFSKR, via the coding sequence ATGTCCGACACGCGTCAGTCCCTCGCCGATCTGGGCTCGATCACCCAGGGTATCGCCACCGCACCGGCCGGCGACGCGCCGGTCCAGCCGGCCCAGCCCGCTGCCCCGCTGCGCGAGCAGCAGCTGGACAAGCAGGGCCGCGCCTATGCGACCGGCCGCCGCAAGGATGCCGTCGCCCGCGTCTGGCTGAAGCCGGGCAGCGGCAAGATCATCGTCAACGGCCGCGACCAGACCGTGTATTTCGCGCGCCCGACGCTGCGCCTGGTCATCAACCAGCCGTTCGACGTCGCCGAACGCCGCGACCAGTATGACGTGGTCGCGACCGTGAAGGGCGGCGGCCTTTCGGGCCAGGCCGGTGCGGTCAAGCACGGCATCGCCCAGGCGCTGACCCGGTACGAGCCGGCGCTGCGCTCGGCGGTCAAGGCCGCCGGCTTCCTGACCCGCGACCCGCGCGTCGTGGAGCGCAAGAAATATGGCCGCGCCAAGGCACGTCGCAGCTTCCAGTTCTCGAAGCGCTGA
- a CDS encoding DUF2497 domain-containing protein: protein MMAQGGTEPSMEEILSSIKRIIAEDNDGGPRGRRVRPASGAQAAGDMLADGDEPDVLELTDPIGGAGGIPSLGAPSLHSGALHSALVDPLPAGDAPRSDTGQPQIQPQPEAGGIATVSALTSTADELISTSAAEASRQALAALSRMVVRPDGTAGDNTLEGLVREMLRPMLKEWLDARLPDIVNAAVAREVARISGRGL, encoded by the coding sequence ATGATGGCACAGGGCGGCACCGAACCTTCGATGGAAGAGATTCTCTCGTCCATCAAACGCATCATTGCCGAGGACAATGACGGCGGGCCGCGCGGCCGCCGCGTCCGGCCCGCATCGGGCGCGCAGGCCGCAGGCGACATGCTGGCAGATGGCGACGAGCCGGACGTGCTCGAACTTACCGATCCGATCGGCGGGGCGGGTGGGATCCCGTCGCTCGGTGCCCCGTCGCTGCATTCCGGGGCGCTCCATTCCGCGCTGGTCGATCCGCTGCCGGCCGGTGATGCGCCCCGTTCGGACACCGGCCAGCCCCAGATCCAGCCTCAGCCCGAGGCGGGCGGCATCGCCACGGTGAGCGCGCTCACCTCCACCGCCGACGAACTGATCTCGACCAGCGCCGCCGAGGCGAGCCGCCAGGCACTCGCCGCACTGTCGCGCATGGTGGTGCGCCCCGATGGCACCGCCGGCGACAACACGCTTGAAGGGCTGGTGCGCGAAATGCTGCGCCCGATGCTCAAGGAATGGCTGGACGCGCGGCTGCCCGACATCGTCAACGCCGCCGTGGCGCGCGAAGTCGCCCGGATCAGCGGCCGGGGACTGTAA
- a CDS encoding metallophosphoesterase family protein: MHRLFHVSDLHFGREDAQAIDWFRERVAAERPDAVAITGDLTMRARHREFAAACDWILSLAAPVTVEVGNHDLPYFNLIERFAAPYRRIRRIERLVEREIDLPGVSLVPLKTTARAQWRLDWSKGCVTPAALRHTLAAVRTLPDPQTVLVTAHHPLVEANTKGRALTRGGEKALAALAAAGVTAVLTGHVHDPFDLVKLTDAGPIRMIGAGTLSQRLRSTPPSFNELRIGRNGLEVRVRTLGEVSQADMMIDSVPEDAEPPGPGDPVAPIAARHPRPDDPA; this comes from the coding sequence ATGCACCGGCTGTTTCATGTGAGCGATCTGCATTTCGGGCGCGAGGACGCGCAGGCGATCGACTGGTTCCGGGAACGGGTCGCCGCCGAGCGCCCCGATGCGGTGGCGATCACCGGCGATCTGACGATGCGTGCCCGCCACCGCGAGTTTGCCGCCGCCTGTGACTGGATCCTGTCGCTGGCCGCGCCGGTGACGGTCGAGGTCGGCAATCACGACCTGCCCTATTTCAACCTGATCGAACGCTTCGCCGCGCCCTATCGCCGCATCCGCCGGATCGAACGGCTGGTCGAGCGCGAGATCGATCTGCCGGGCGTCTCGCTCGTGCCGCTGAAAACGACCGCGCGCGCCCAGTGGCGGCTCGATTGGTCCAAGGGGTGCGTGACCCCGGCGGCGCTGCGCCACACGCTGGCCGCCGTCCGCACGCTGCCCGATCCGCAGACCGTGCTGGTCACCGCCCATCATCCGCTGGTGGAGGCGAACACAAAGGGCCGGGCGCTGACGCGGGGCGGGGAAAAGGCGCTCGCCGCGCTTGCCGCCGCCGGGGTGACGGCGGTGCTGACCGGCCATGTCCATGATCCGTTCGATCTGGTGAAGCTGACCGATGCCGGGCCGATCCGCATGATCGGCGCGGGCACATTGTCGCAGCGGTTGCGGTCGACCCCGCCCAGCTTCAACGAGCTGCGGATCGGCCGCAACGGGCTTGAGGTGCGCGTGCGCACGCTGGGCGAGGTCAGTCAGGCGGACATGATGATCGACAGCGTCCCCGAAGATGCCGAGCCGCCGGGGCCGGGCGATCCGGTGGCACCGATTGCCGCCCGGCATCCCCGCCCGGACGATCCGGCCTGA
- the hemB gene encoding porphobilinogen synthase → MSQAAFPALRLRRTRAAAWSRRLHAETVVTPADLIWPLFIVEGTGVEEPIATMPGVSRWSVDLIAKRALEARALGIPAIALFPNTPAGLRTEDGREALNPDNLMCRAIRAIKDAAPEIGVLTDVALDPYTAHGHDGLVDAAGYVLNDATKAVLVDQALNQARAGADIIAPSDMMDGRVTAIRAALEADGHVNVQIMAYAAKYASAFYGPFRDAVGSRGRLSGDKKSYQMDPGNGDEALREVALDLAEGADSVMVKPGLAYLDIIWRVKQAFQVPVFAYQVSGEYAMIEAAVAAGAGDRDALVLETMTAFKRAGCAGVLSYHAPHAARLLGR, encoded by the coding sequence ATGAGTCAAGCTGCATTTCCCGCCCTGCGCCTGCGCCGCACCCGTGCCGCCGCCTGGAGCCGCCGCCTTCACGCCGAAACGGTGGTCACGCCGGCCGACCTGATCTGGCCGCTGTTCATCGTCGAGGGGACGGGGGTGGAAGAACCGATCGCGACCATGCCCGGCGTGTCGCGCTGGTCGGTCGATCTGATCGCCAAGCGTGCGCTGGAGGCGCGCGCGCTTGGCATTCCGGCGATCGCCCTGTTCCCCAACACCCCCGCCGGGCTGCGCACCGAAGACGGGCGCGAGGCGCTCAACCCCGACAATCTGATGTGCCGCGCGATCCGCGCGATCAAGGACGCCGCCCCCGAAATCGGCGTGCTCACCGATGTCGCGCTCGATCCCTATACGGCGCACGGCCATGACGGGCTGGTCGATGCGGCGGGCTATGTGCTCAACGATGCGACCAAGGCGGTGCTGGTCGATCAGGCGCTCAACCAGGCGCGGGCCGGGGCGGACATCATCGCCCCCTCCGACATGATGGACGGGCGGGTGACGGCGATCCGCGCGGCGCTGGAGGCCGACGGGCATGTCAATGTCCAGATCATGGCCTATGCCGCCAAATATGCGAGCGCCTTTTACGGGCCGTTCCGCGACGCCGTCGGCTCGCGCGGGCGGCTGTCGGGCGACAAGAAAAGCTATCAGATGGATCCCGGCAATGGCGATGAGGCGCTGCGCGAGGTCGCGCTCGATCTGGCCGAGGGCGCGGACAGCGTGATGGTGAAGCCCGGTCTCGCCTATCTGGATATTATCTGGCGGGTGAAGCAGGCGTTTCAGGTTCCCGTCTTCGCCTATCAGGTGTCGGGCGAATATGCGATGATCGAAGCCGCCGTCGCCGCCGGGGCGGGCGACCGCGACGCGCTGGTGCTGGAGACGATGACC
- a CDS encoding valine--tRNA ligase, translating to MSELAKTFDPAAIEAKWYPHWEGSGLFRPARPDADPFTIVIPPPNVTGSLHIGHALDNTLQDILIRHARLVGRDALWVVGTDHAGIATQMVVERQMNAAGEKRTDFTREAFVERVWRWKEESGGQITRQLRRLGASCDWAQERFTMDEGFSRAVLKVFVDLYRQGLIYRDKRLVNWDPKLGTAISDLEVETREVQGHFWHLRYPLADGSGHIMVATTRPETMLADMAVAVHPEDPRYTALIGRQVRLPITGRLIPIVADEHADPELGSGAVKITPGHDFNDFEVGVRAGFKAADMLNMLDAEARIVQTADNLVPGELIGLDRFAARRRVVELIEAEGLLDKVEDRVIQTPYGDRSGVVIEPWLTDQWYVDAKTLAAPAIEAVRSGAIKVVPESWTKTYFNWMENIQPWCVSRQLWWGHRIPAWFAPGGEVFVAETEEEAIEQAEAALGPDVALTRDADVLDTWFSSALWPFGTLGWPDQSAQLARHYPNDVLISGFDILFFWDARMIMQGLHFMREVPFRTLYLHGLVRAADGSKMSKSKGNTVDPLGLIERYGADALRFTLAAMESQGRDVKLDERRVEGYRNFATKLWNAARFAQANGIGASSSPVPPAATLPVNRWIVGEVQATVAALDQALAGLRYDEAANTIYHFIWDRFCDWYLELIKGQIDDETRAVAGWAIDQILVMLHPFMPFITEELWHAMGPRDHELIIARWPDAAAIPVDADAAREIDWLIRLVGEVRAARTELGIAPGARLTAFVRDASAATLARIDHNAPVLARLARIDAVTPGAAPAGGALQIVVDEATYALPLAGVIDLEAERARLAKAIAAAEKERDALAQRLDNPAFVERAKPEAVAKARADHAEKAAEAERLAAARARLG from the coding sequence ATGAGCGAGCTTGCCAAGACTTTCGATCCCGCGGCCATCGAGGCGAAATGGTATCCGCATTGGGAAGGCAGCGGCCTGTTCAGGCCCGCGCGCCCCGATGCCGATCCGTTCACGATCGTCATCCCGCCGCCCAATGTCACCGGCTCGCTGCATATCGGCCATGCGCTCGACAACACGCTGCAGGACATTCTGATCCGTCATGCCCGGCTGGTCGGGCGCGATGCGCTGTGGGTGGTGGGCACCGATCATGCCGGGATCGCCACCCAGATGGTGGTCGAGCGGCAGATGAACGCCGCCGGCGAAAAGCGCACCGATTTCACCCGCGAGGCGTTTGTCGAGCGGGTCTGGCGCTGGAAAGAGGAAAGCGGCGGGCAGATCACCCGCCAGCTCCGCCGGCTGGGTGCGTCGTGCGACTGGGCGCAGGAACGCTTCACGATGGACGAGGGCTTCAGCCGCGCCGTCCTGAAGGTGTTCGTCGATCTTTACCGCCAGGGCCTGATCTACCGCGACAAGAGGCTGGTGAACTGGGACCCGAAGCTGGGCACCGCGATTTCCGATCTGGAGGTCGAGACGCGCGAGGTGCAGGGCCATTTCTGGCATCTGCGCTATCCGCTGGCCGACGGGTCGGGGCACATCATGGTCGCGACCACCCGGCCGGAGACGATGCTCGCTGACATGGCGGTCGCCGTTCATCCCGAAGATCCGCGTTACACCGCGCTCATCGGCCGGCAGGTGCGGCTGCCGATCACCGGGCGGCTGATCCCGATCGTTGCCGACGAACATGCCGATCCGGAACTGGGGTCGGGCGCGGTCAAGATCACGCCGGGGCATGATTTCAACGACTTCGAAGTGGGCGTGCGCGCCGGCTTCAAGGCGGCGGACATGCTCAACATGCTCGATGCCGAAGCGCGGATCGTGCAGACCGCCGACAATCTGGTGCCCGGCGAGCTGATCGGGCTGGACCGGTTCGCCGCGCGCCGCCGTGTCGTCGAACTGATCGAGGCCGAAGGGCTGCTCGACAAGGTCGAGGACCGGGTCATCCAGACGCCCTATGGCGACCGTTCGGGCGTGGTGATCGAACCGTGGCTGACCGATCAATGGTATGTCGATGCCAAGACGCTGGCCGCCCCGGCGATCGAGGCCGTCCGCTCCGGCGCGATCAAGGTCGTGCCCGAAAGCTGGACCAAGACCTATTTCAACTGGATGGAGAACATCCAGCCCTGGTGCGTGTCGCGCCAGCTGTGGTGGGGCCACCGCATCCCGGCATGGTTTGCGCCGGGGGGCGAGGTGTTTGTCGCCGAAACCGAGGAAGAGGCGATCGAGCAGGCTGAGGCCGCACTCGGCCCCGATGTCGCGCTGACCCGCGATGCCGATGTGCTCGACACCTGGTTCTCGTCCGCACTGTGGCCGTTCGGCACGCTGGGCTGGCCCGATCAGAGCGCGCAGCTGGCGCGCCATTATCCCAACGATGTGCTGATCTCGGGCTTCGACATCCTGTTCTTCTGGGATGCGCGCATGATCATGCAGGGCCTGCATTTCATGCGCGAGGTGCCGTTCCGCACGCTTTACCTGCACGGGCTGGTGCGCGCCGCCGACGGGTCGAAAATGTCCAAGTCCAAGGGCAATACCGTCGACCCGCTGGGCCTGATCGAACGCTACGGCGCCGATGCGCTGCGGTTCACGCTGGCGGCGATGGAAAGCCAGGGCCGCGACGTGAAGCTCGATGAGCGGCGGGTCGAGGGCTATCGCAACTTCGCGACCAAGCTGTGGAACGCCGCCCGTTTCGCCCAGGCGAACGGCATCGGCGCGTCGTCGTCGCCGGTGCCGCCCGCCGCCACCCTGCCGGTCAATCGCTGGATCGTCGGCGAAGTGCAGGCGACGGTGGCCGCACTCGATCAGGCGCTCGCCGGGCTGCGCTATGACGAAGCGGCCAACACCATCTATCATTTCATCTGGGACCGGTTCTGCGACTGGTATCTGGAACTGATCAAGGGCCAGATCGACGACGAGACCCGCGCCGTGGCCGGCTGGGCGATCGACCAGATCCTGGTGATGCTGCATCCGTTCATGCCGTTCATCACCGAGGAACTGTGGCACGCAATGGGGCCGCGCGATCATGAACTGATCATCGCGCGCTGGCCCGATGCCGCGGCCATTCCTGTCGATGCCGATGCCGCGCGCGAGATTGACTGGCTGATCCGGCTGGTCGGCGAGGTGCGCGCCGCGCGCACCGAGCTGGGCATCGCGCCGGGCGCACGCCTGACCGCCTTTGTCCGCGACGCATCCGCAGCGACCCTCGCCCGGATCGACCACAACGCGCCGGTGCTCGCCCGGCTGGCGCGCATCGATGCGGTGACGCCCGGCGCCGCGCCGGCGGGCGGTGCGCTGCAGATCGTCGTTGACGAGGCGACCTATGCGCTGCCGCTCGCCGGGGTCATCGATCTCGAGGCCGAACGCGCCCGGCTGGCCAAGGCGATTGCGGCAGCCGAGAAGGAACGCGACGCGCTTGCCCAGCGGCTCGACAATCCGGCCTTTGTCGAGCGCGCCAAGCCCGAGGCGGTCGCCAAGGCGCGCGCCGATCATGCCGAAAAGGCCGCCGAGGCCGAACGGCTGGCCGCCGCCCGCGCGCGGCTCGGGTGA
- the rplM gene encoding 50S ribosomal protein L13, producing MKALMKTTKSATPATVEKKWHLIDAEGLVVGRVASIIANILRGKHKPSFTPHIDCGDNVIVINADKVRFTGRKLTQKFYYKHTGYPGGLKEYRADKVLGGRFPERVLEKAVERMIPRGPLGRQQMRNLRIFAGPNHSHEAQNPEILDVASMNRKNKVGA from the coding sequence ATGAAGGCGCTGATGAAGACGACCAAGTCGGCCACGCCGGCGACGGTCGAAAAGAAGTGGCATCTGATCGATGCCGAGGGCCTGGTCGTCGGCCGGGTCGCGTCGATCATCGCCAACATTCTGCGCGGCAAGCACAAGCCGAGCTTCACCCCGCACATCGACTGCGGCGACAATGTGATCGTGATCAACGCCGACAAGGTGCGCTTCACGGGCCGCAAGCTGACGCAGAAGTTCTACTACAAGCACACCGGCTATCCGGGCGGCCTCAAGGAATACCGCGCCGACAAGGTGCTGGGCGGCCGCTTCCCCGAGCGCGTCCTTGAAAAGGCGGTCGAGCGCATGATCCCGCGCGGCCCGCTCGGTCGCCAGCAGATGCGCAACCTGCGCATCTTCGCCGGTCCGAACCACAGCCATGAGGCGCAGAACCCCGAGATTCTCGACGTCGCCTCGATGAACCGCAAGAACAAGGTGGGCGCATAA
- a CDS encoding diacylglycerol kinase family protein — protein sequence MQLDSCTRPSANLAPDASPTAHAARAAAGRRPDALPRRAALVVNARSRKGRDLFAEARTRLEAAGIELIAAHAVRDPRQLQPVIRRVLADDPPMVIVGGGDGTLSGVVDDFVAHHAVFALLPLGTANSFARTLGIPLDLDGAVAVIANGRRRRIDLGMIDGDYFANAAAIGMSPLIAQTVPHGLKRWLGRIGYMAWAALVFTRFRPFRLSVDGETIDAVEVRIANGRFHGGTELIEDAAVDSGEIVVQAVIGDASHRLLTSWAASILKLSWRRRTVREFHGRALRIETDPPLPISIDGEVLARTPVMARVAPAVIEVAAPADGPG from the coding sequence ATGCAGCTTGACTCATGCACCAGACCTAGCGCGAACCTTGCCCCGGATGCCAGCCCAACCGCCCACGCCGCCCGCGCCGCTGCCGGCCGCCGCCCCGATGCCCTGCCGCGCCGCGCCGCGCTGGTCGTCAACGCCCGGTCGCGCAAGGGCCGCGACCTGTTTGCCGAGGCGCGCACCAGGCTGGAAGCCGCCGGGATCGAGCTGATCGCCGCCCATGCGGTGCGCGATCCGCGCCAGCTTCAGCCCGTCATCCGCCGGGTGCTGGCCGATGATCCGCCGATGGTGATCGTCGGCGGCGGCGACGGGACGCTGTCGGGCGTGGTCGATGATTTCGTCGCCCATCATGCGGTGTTCGCGCTGCTGCCGCTCGGCACCGCCAACAGCTTTGCCCGCACGCTCGGCATTCCGCTCGACCTTGACGGCGCGGTGGCGGTGATCGCGAACGGGCGGCGGCGGCGGATCGATCTGGGGATGATCGACGGCGATTATTTCGCCAATGCCGCCGCGATCGGCATGTCGCCGCTGATCGCGCAGACGGTGCCGCATGGGCTGAAACGCTGGCTGGGGCGCATCGGCTATATGGCCTGGGCGGCGCTGGTGTTCACCCGCTTCCGCCCGTTCCGCCTGAGCGTTGACGGCGAGACGATCGACGCGGTCGAGGTGCGGATCGCCAATGGCCGCTTCCATGGCGGGACCGAACTGATCGAGGATGCGGCGGTCGACAGCGGCGAGATCGTCGTGCAGGCGGTGATCGGCGATGCCAGCCACCGGCTGCTGACCAGCTGGGCGGCGAGCATCCTGAAGCTGAGCTGGCGGCGGCGCACGGTGCGCGAATTCCATGGCCGGGCGCTCAGGATCGAAACCGATCCGCCGCTGCCGATTTCCATCGACGGCGAGGTGCTGGCCCGCACCCCGGTGATGGCGCGCGTCGCGCCGGCGGTGATCGAGGTGGCGGCCCCCGCGGACGGGCCGGGCTGA